Proteins co-encoded in one Kamptonema formosum PCC 6407 genomic window:
- a CDS encoding alpha/beta hydrolase, translated as MNFRFQLGYFEGVRLNSALLAKGVSKSLSLSLALLLGTGAALLNSSKAFAVEQITVKYGALDIALPMSDLQSFAQTGKPSSQLQSVLNLAKQDPESVRSMLTREVSLDSQLVTRLLNTYFGEIMLKQMAEVAYPPLARVQGSLALRDALVASASDNKISLIEVLQNYTPQALEVDGNQAVAIYERVIKDAQDLQAIYQSSPALQNTARQAADTAKQVICEPRQSGSTK; from the coding sequence ATGAACTTTCGGTTTCAACTTGGATATTTTGAGGGTGTTCGCCTGAACTCCGCTCTTTTGGCAAAGGGAGTATCAAAGTCTTTATCCCTAAGTTTGGCGTTGTTGTTGGGAACAGGTGCAGCGCTGCTGAACAGCTCAAAAGCCTTTGCTGTTGAACAGATTACTGTCAAGTACGGTGCTCTTGATATCGCTTTACCGATGAGCGATTTACAGTCCTTCGCCCAAACTGGCAAACCCTCTTCTCAGTTGCAAAGCGTTCTGAATCTTGCTAAACAAGACCCTGAATCAGTCCGCAGTATGTTAACGCGAGAAGTAAGTCTAGATTCGCAATTAGTAACGCGACTTCTAAATACTTACTTTGGAGAAATTATGCTCAAACAGATGGCAGAAGTTGCTTATCCTCCTCTTGCTCGCGTTCAAGGTAGTTTGGCGTTGCGGGATGCTTTAGTTGCATCTGCTAGCGACAACAAGATATCGCTGATTGAAGTGTTGCAAAATTACACTCCTCAAGCGTTAGAAGTTGACGGTAATCAGGCTGTTGCTATCTATGAGCGAGTGATTAAAGATGCACAGGATTTGCAAGCTATCTATCAAAGTTCACCTGCTCTGCAAAATACAGCTCGGCAAGCCGCAGATAC